In Desulfobacteraceae bacterium, one DNA window encodes the following:
- a CDS encoding phosphoribosyl-AMP cyclohydrolase: TGKATYFSRSRQCLWEKGATSGHVQLVREIRLDCDADTVLLKVEQLGGAACHTGHRSCFHKRVNQGTLETVGQPVFDPKEVYGK; the protein is encoded by the coding sequence CACCGGCAAGGCCACTTACTTCAGCCGCTCGCGCCAATGCCTGTGGGAAAAGGGGGCGACCTCCGGCCACGTTCAGCTGGTCAGGGAAATCCGCCTGGACTGCGACGCGGACACGGTGCTTCTGAAAGTGGAGCAGCTGGGCGGGGCCGCCTGCCACACGGGACACCGCAGCTGCTTTCACAAACGGGTGAACCAGGGCACCCTGGAAACCGTCGGGCAACCGGTCTTCGACCCCAAGGAGGTCTACGGCAAATGA